A stretch of Cydia splendana unplaced genomic scaffold, ilCydSple1.2 scaffold_116_ctg1, whole genome shotgun sequence DNA encodes these proteins:
- the LOC134805459 gene encoding uncharacterized protein LOC134805459, producing the protein MSGQGKDPVRNRSRQRNDSESSSSSSSSSSDSSAKKRRRHKRRNQYSNNEVKKLAKEVSELRKLFCRPVSSTPNYPPADNLNFIDHDVSGDLYDDVLADANVGNDIVVDQQVAADAPAQSKFSINLETSVKAPAIPKTPDSYLEALQKLNRFTNKTWTDVRYLDVQKLYTHSPGFVELETNEEVLAYDTSKSLSHTERSYAALTFALLKQKETIENNIREFLDWAQGYSQLTFASIKEKLEGLFDTGEFHKVSVDALQLVCGHRADIVEQRRDLILRAVRDPLDKSNLRKIPPAATNLFDPQPFAAALEKAGGVRKAFWPKPRSSTSAPAAQAGSSGNVHRPAQGFFAANMPAQGYQYSSKRRGPPQYTPAQGMCSHYPTQGPGPSNCQHCPAQGTNNGGDQRANQRRDNTTYRPRNWRPNRNGRDTRGNKRSASPSYKDKSNKRRRF; encoded by the coding sequence ATGAGTGGTCAAGGTAAGGACCCCGTGAGAAATCGATCAAGACAAAGGAATGATTCGGAAAGCTCGAGTTCGTCATCAAGTTCGAGCAGTGATTCGTCTGCAAAGAAAAGACGTCGTCATAAAAGGCGGAATCAATATTCAAACAATGAGGTGAAAAAACTGGCAAAGGAGGTAAGCGAGTTGCGTAAATTGTTTTGCCGTCCTGTTAGCAGCACTCCAAACTACCCGCCAGccgataatttaaattttatcgatCATGATGTTAGTGGCGATTTGTATGACGACGTGTTGGCCGATGCTAATGTTGGTAATGATATTGTTGTCGATCAACAAGTTGCCGCGGACGCCCCTGCCCAGTCAAAGTTTTCTATAAATTTAGAAACTAGCGTAAAAGCACCTGCAATTCCAAAAACACCCGATAGTTATCTCGAAGctttgcaaaaattaaatcgtTTTACTAATAAAACGTGGACCGATGTGCGTTATCTGGATGTTCAAAAACTGTACACGCATTCTCCCGGTTTTGTGGAGTTAGAAACCAATGAGGAAGTGCTAGCTTATGATACATCTAAATCATTGTCACATACAGAGCGATCGTACGCTGCGCTTACTTTTGCGTTGTTAAAGCAAAAAGAAACGATTGAGAACAATATTCGTGAATTCCTTGACTGGGCACAGGGCTATAGTCAATTGACGTTTGCATCAATCAAAGAAAAACTAGAAGGACTTTTCGATACAGGTGAGTTTCATAAGGTGTCCGTTGATGCTTTACAACTTGTGTGCGGTCACCGAGCTGATATAGTTGAACAGAGAAGGGACTTGATACTGCGGGCAGTGCGGGACCCGCTCGACAAGTCCAATTTACGGAAAATTCCACCTGCTGCTACCAACCTGTTTGATCCTCAACCTTTCGCAGCCGCACTCGAGAAGGCTGGAGGCGTTCGCAAGGCTTTTTGGCCTAAACCAAGGTCATCCACCAGTGCCCCTGCTGCGCAAGCAGGTAGCAGTGGAAATGTGCATCGCCCCGCGCAGGGGTTCTTTGCTGCTAATATGCCTGCGCAAGGCTATCAATATTCAAGTAAGAGGCGTGGCCCTCCTCAATACACACCCGCGCAGGGTATGTGCAGTCATTATCCCACGCAGGGACCAGGTCCCAGCAACTGCCAACATTGTCCTGCGCAAGGAACAAACAATGGTGGGGATCAGAGGGCAAATCAACGCCGCGATAACACCACTTATCGTCCCCGAAACTGGCGACCTAATAGGAACGGGCGCGACACCCGTGGCAATAAGCGGAGTGCATCCCCTTCGTACAAGGATAAATCTAATAAGCGAAGGCGCTTTTGA
- the LOC134805460 gene encoding uncharacterized protein LOC134805460, with protein MSAVIQELKDQGALEAATTSPSFLSTMFLVEKGDGSKRPIFNLRALNFYVRTKSFRLINVVKIQDFVQSRDWLAKIDLSQAYFHIPIVKSHRRFLRLVYQNQLLQMTCLAFGLSSAPKVFASVTNWIAQVLRERGLRILVYLDDFLIAHQDPHTLQIHINMATQLLQELGWQINWEKSILSPRTRLEYLGIIWDPWTDQKSLPEKKVLKILRFITKLVHQQAANLKELQSLAGMLNFASFVVPRGRLNFRLIQKRVNQLLCQNPKKRVLLPSEILSELDWWKANCRNTSPMQIPPPTHYLTTDASDVAWGGKLNNAHFSGLWTAAEKKLHCNQKELLTILKILQLNQCQDLYDASLLIQSDNRTVVAYLRNEGGTRSDMLMTLTYKIYQFLDMFRIQLRIYHLPGIYNVEADHLSRLKVLPEWHLLPKATSPIFRKWGTPQIDLFASRTAHVVAAYCSLDQTDNQALFCDALSLTWSFKLAWVFPPPCLIPKILHHLNQAKGVYLMVVPRWERVFWRADLKSRAVGPPHTIWNLKDVLVDVATGLPPPKVDQMTLEVWKCGGGRGT; from the coding sequence ATGTCTGCGGTGATTCAGGAATTGAAAGATCAGGGCGCCTTGGAGGCAGCCACCACGAGTCCAAGCTTTTTATCAACAATGTTTCTGGTGGAAAAGGGGGATGGCTCCAAGAGGCCCATTTTCAACCTTCGGGCCCTGAATTTCTACGTCCGAACCAAATCGTTCCGCCTGATAAATGTTGTCAAAATACAGGATTTTGTACAAAGCAGGGACTGGCTTGCAAAGATAGACCTGTCTCAAGCATATTTTCATATCCCGATTGTGAAGAGTCATCGGAGGTTCTTGCGCCTTGTTTACCAAAACCAGCTGCTGCAGATGACGTGTCTCGCATTTGGCTTGAGTTCGGCACCAAAAGTTTTCGCTTCAGTTACAAATTGGATCGCTCAAGTACTGAGAGAGCGTGGATTGAGAATCCTAGTTTATCTGGACGATTTTTTAATAGCTCACCAGGATCCACATACTCTCCAGATCCACATAAACATGGCGACGCAACTGCTACAAGAACTAGGATGGCAGATCAATTGGGAAAAATCCATCTTAAGTCCCAGGACACGCCTCGAGTACTTGGGTATAATATGGGATCCATGGACAGACCAGAAGAGTCTTCCCGAAAAGAAAGTTCTCAAAATATTGAGGTTCATAACAAAGCTTGTTCACCAACAGGCTGCAAATCTCAAAGAACTGCAATCCTTAGCAGGGATGCTGAACTTTGCAAGCTTCGTAGTACCGAGAGGTCGCCTAAACTTTCGTCTCATACAGAAGAGAGTCAACCAGCTTCTGTGTCAAAACCCGAAGAAGCGGGTTTTGCTCCCCAGCGAAATATTGTCCGAATTGGACTGGTGGAAGGCCAATTGTCGGAACACATCACCTATGCAGATCCCTCCACCAACGCATTATTTGACAACCGACGCATCGGATGTCGCATGGGGAGGAAAATTGAACAATGCGCACTTCTCGGGTCTTTGGACTGCAGCCGAGAAGAAATTACACTGCAACCAAAAAGAACTACTGACTATTCTCAAAATTCTGCAGCTAAATCAGTGTCAAGATCTATACGACGCTTCACTTTTAATTCAGAGCGACAACCGGACTGTGGTAGCATATCTGAGAAACGAAGGCGGTACTCGGTCGGACATGCTTATGACCTTAACCTACAAGATATACCAGTTTCTGGATATGTTTCGCATTCAGTTACGTATCTACCATCTTCCAGGAATATACAATGTCGAAGCCGACCACCTTTCAAGGCTCAAGGTACTCCCCGAGTGGCATCTGCTACCAAAAGCCACGTCACCAATCTTCCGCAAGtggggaactcctcaaatcgaCCTGTTTGCGTCCCGGACGGCGCATGTTGTAGCGGCGTACTGTTCACTGGATCAGACCGACAATCAGGCGCTATTTTGCGACGCTCTGAGCCTAACGTGGAGTTTCAAACTAGCATGGGTCTTTCCACCCCCATGTTTGATACCCAAAATCCTACACCACCTAAATCAGGCCAAAGGAGTGTACCTAATGGTAGTCCCCAGGTGGGAGAGAGTCTTTTGGCGCGCGGATCTGAAGAGTCGAGCCGTGGGCCCCCCACACACGATATGGAACCTGAAAGACGTGCTAGTCGATGTCGCCACCGGTCTTCCTCCGCCGAAAGTAGATCAAATGACTCTGGAGGTCTGGAAGTGTGGGGGTGGTCGAGGGACTTAG